The DNA segment CTGTCCAGATCGACAAAGCGTGCCGAGAAACTCTCCCCGGCGAGCCGCACCGTCACCGGTCCGCCCAGCCCATGCGCCGCATTCAGCCACGCCGCCCGGACCGGGGCGAAGCCCTGGGTGCTCCAGCGCAGGTACCAGGCCTCGAAGCTCTGCGCGAAGCGTTCGAGCACGGCTTCCACTGTCACCTGCGGGGAGCCCGACGCGGAGATGGAGGTCGCGCGGTACTCGGTATCGGGCGGGTAGTGCCGCACATTCACGCCCATCCCCAGCACCAGCCAGTCCACCGCGCCAGTCCTGCCCGGTTCGGACTCGAGCAGGATGCCGGCGGTCTTGGCTCCGTCGATCAGCACGTCGTTCGGCCATTTCAGCCGAGGGGCGCCGGGGATAAGGGCGGCGATGGCCTCGCCGAGCGCCACGGCGGTCACGAAAGAAACCTGGGCTGCCTGCGCCGGCGGGACCGGCGGGCGGAGCACCAGGGTCATGTAGAGATTGCCGTCCGGCGAGGACCAGGCGCGCCCGCGCCGGCCCCTGCCCGCATCCTGCCGACGGGCCCAGACCAACGTCCCCTCCGGCGCGCCGTTCTGGGCCAGGGCGCGAGCTTCGTCGTTCGTGCTTCCGCAGCTTTCCAGGGCTACGAGGCGGTAGAAGGCGGGCAGGTCCGGGACCCGCCTGCCGACGGGCTCCGCCTCTGCCACACCTGTCCCGCCCATGGGCCTACATCCGGAAGAGGCTGGCCGCTGCCGCGGCCGCACTGTTCAGGATCGGATTGGCGAAGACATAGAACAGCGGGAAGATGAACAGAGCAGTAGCGCCGATCACCACGGCCACGGCCGAACCCGGCTTCTCCAGCGGCTCAACCACATCGTCGAAGTACATCAGCTTCACGATGCGGATGTAGTAGTAGCAGCTCGCCACGCTGGTCACGACGCCGATGATGGCCAGGGCGAAGAGCCCGGCATTCACGGCCGCCATGAAGACGTAGAACTTGCCGAAGAACCCGGCCAGCGGCGGAACGCCTGCCATGGAGAACATGAACACCGCCATCGCCAGCGCCATGGCGGGATGGTTTCGGGACAGCCCCTTGAGGTCGTCCATGCTCTCCACCATGCGGCCGTTCTGGCGCATGGACAGGATGATGCCGAAGGCGCCGACATTCATGGCGAGATAGATCGCCATGTAGATCAGCACGCCGCGGACACCGTCCTCGGTACCGGCGGCCAGACCCACCAGCGCATAGCCGATATTGCCGATGGAGCTGTAGGCCATCAGCCGCTTGATGTTGGTCTGCTGGATCGCGGCCAGCGCGCCCAGGATCATGCTGGCGACGGAGCAGAACCAGATCACCTGCTGCCACTGCGGCAGCAGATCGCCGAACGGATCGACCAGCACGCGGATGAACAGCGTGATGGCCGCCACCTTGGGCGCAACCGCGAAGAAGGCGGTCACGCTGGTCGGCGCACCCTCGTACACGTCCGGCGTCCACATGTGGAACGGAACGGCGGAGATCTTGAAAGCCAGGCCGGCCGCCACGAAGACGATGCCGATGATCACGCCCAGGCTCGGCGTCTCGCCCGCCCGGAATACCGTCGCCAAGGTGTCGAAATTGGTGGAACCGGCAAAGCCGTACACCAGCGAGGAACCGTAGAGCAGGAGGCCCGAGCTGAGCGCCCCCAGCACGAAGTACTTCAGCCCCGCCTCGCTGCTTTTCGCGAAATCGCGCCGGAAGGCGGCGATGACGTAGAGCGACAGACTCTGCAGCTCCAGCCCGACATAGAGGGAGATCAGGTCGTTGGCCGAGACCATCGCCATCATGCCGACGGTGGCGAGCAGCATCAGCACCGGATACTCGAAACGGGAAATCTGCTCCTGCTCCAGGTACCGCATGGACAGGATGACCGACAGCGCCGTGGCGGTCAGGATCAGGACCTTGGAGAACACGGCGAAGCTGTCATTGACGAACAGGCCGCTGAATGTGACCTCGCGGCCCGTGGGACCGGTGACCAGCAGCACGCCGGTGACAAGAAGGGCGCCGATGCTGAGCCAGGAGACGACGCGCGTGCCCCCTTCGCCGCGGAAGACGCCCGCCAGCAGCGCCGCCATCGCGGCGCATGCCAGGAAGATCTCGGGCAGCGCCGGAGTCAGGTTGGGGACTGGAAGCATGACCGTTTCCATGGCTCAATTCTCGTTCGCGTTGCCGGCGTCCGCGGGCGCGACCGCGACTTGCGGATCAGCCTGGATCAGGCCGGCCGCGCGCAGGGACTCCTGGTGGTCGGCGATGATCCCCGCCACCGTGGCGTCATAGACGTTTTTGAAAGAGGCCGGATAGATGCCCATGATCAGGACGATGGCGACCAGCGGGGCGAACATCGTTACCTCGCGCCAGTTCAGGTCCGTCATCGCCTTCACATCCGGCTTGTCCAGCTTGCCGAAGAACAGCTTGCGGTACAGCAGCAGCATGTAGGCCGCCCCCAGGACCAGACCGGTGGCCGCGAAGAACGCCACCCAGGTGTTGACCTGGAACGCGCCCATCATGGTCAGGAACTCGCCCACGAAGCCGCTGGTGCCCGGCAGGCCGACGGAGGCGAACATGAACACGGCGAACACCACCGCATAACGCGGCATGTTGATCGCCATGCCGCCATAGCGCGCGATCTCACGGGTGTGCAGCCGGTCATAGGCCACGCCGATGCAGAGGAAGAGCGCAGCCGACACGAAGGTGTGGCTGAGCATCTGGAACAGCGCGCCGTCCAGCCCCTGCTGGTTCATGGTGAAGATGCCCATGCTGACATAGCCCATGTGGGCCACGGAGCTGTAGGCGATCATCTTCTTCATATCGCTCTGCGCCAGCGCCACCAGGGAGGTGTAGATGATCGCCACCACCGACAGGACGAAGACGAAGTCGGCAAAGATGAAGGTGGCTTCCGGCAGCATCTGCACATTGGCGCGGATCAGGCCGTAACCGCCCATCTTCAGCATGACGCCGGCCAGCATGACGGAACCGGCGGTCGGCGCCTCCACGTGGGCGAAGGGCAGCCAGGTGTGCAGCGGCCAGATCGGGGTCTTCACCGCGAAGGCGATGAAGAACGCCACCCAGAGCCAGACCTGCATGTCGCGGGCGAACTCATGCTCGATCATCACCCGCATGTCCATGCTGCCGGTGGCCAGGTACATGGTCAGGATGGCCAGCAGCATCAGCACGGAGCCGATGAAGGTGTAGAGGAAGAACTTGTAGGCCGCATAGACCCGGTTCGGGCCGCCCCAGACACCGATCAGCAGGAACATCGGCAACAGGACGCCCTCGAAGAACAGGTAGAACAGCACGAAATCCAGCGCCGTGAACATGCCGACCATCATGGTCTCGAGCACGAGCAAGGCGATCATGAACTCCTTCACCCGCTTCTGCACCGACTCCCAGGCGGAGAGGACGCAGATCGGCGTCAGGAAGGTGGAGGCCAGGACGAACCAGACAGAAACCCCGTCCACCCCCTTCAGGTAGGAGATGTTGTAGCTGGGAATCCAGGCATACTCCTCCACCAGCTGGAAGCCGGGGTTGGCCGGGTCGAAGTTGAAGAGGATGAACAGAGAGATCACGAAGGTGATCAGCGACGTCCACAGCGCCACGGCGCGCGCATTGCGCGCGACCATGTCGGGCTCGCCCCGGATCACCAGGATGAACAGCGCGCCGACGATCGGAAGAAACGTCGTCAGTGTCAGGATCGGCCAGTCAGCCATCTTTAGACTACTCCCTCACTCAGCGCGCGAAATAGAACCAGCCGACCAGCAGAACCACGCCGATCACCATCACGAAGGCATAGTGGTACACATAGCCCGTCTGCAGGCGGCTCGTGACCACGGACAGGCCGCGGGTCAATCGGGCGGCCCCGTCAGGTCCGAAGGCGTCGATCACCGCCTCGTCGCCGCCCTTCCACAGCCCGTAGCCGAGCTTGCCGGCGGGGCGGACGAACAGGGCGTTGTACAGCTCGTCGAAATAGTACTTCCGGAAGACCAGCCGGTAGAAGCCGCCGATCGCGGCGGTGACCCGGCCCGGCAGATCCGGCTTGAACATGTAGAAGACATAGGCCAGGGCGATGCCCAGGATGCCGGCCAGCAGCGGCGCCACCGGGACCCATCCAGGCACATGGTGCGCCTCTTCGATGATCGTCCCGTGCTCGCCGGCCAGCATGAAGATGCTGCCGCCCCAGAACTCCGCCATGTCGTGCCCGACGAACCAGTCGTAGGCGACGTAGCCGGAGAAGAGCGCGCCGATGGCCAGCACGAACAGCGGGACCAGCATCACCAGCGGGCTCTCATGCACATGGGCCATCACCCGCTCATTGGCGCGAGGCTGTCCGTGGAAGGTCAGCAGCAGGAGACGCCAGGAGTAGAAGGCCGTCAGAAGCGCCGCCAGCAGGCCGATCCAGAAGGCGAAGGTGCCGTACCAGCTATGGTCCGCATAGGCGACCTCCAGGATCATGTCCTTGGAGTAGTAGCCGGCAAACGGGATGATGCCCGCCAGAGCCAGATTGCCGATCCACATCAGCCCGTAGGTGACCGGGATCAGCCGCCAGATGCCGCCCATGTTGCGCATGTCCTGCTCATCGGACATGGCGTGGATCACGGAGCCGGCGCCGAGGAACAGCAGCGCCTTGAAGAAGGCGTGCGTCATCAGGTGGAACACGGCCGCCGGATAGGCGCCGACGCCGATGGCGAAGAACATGTAGCCGAGCTGGCTCATGGTCGAATAGGCGATGACCCGCTTGATGTCGAACTGGGTCATGCCGATGGTCGCCGCGGCGATGGCGGTCAGCGCGCCCATCACGGTCACGAAGGCCAGCGCGTCCGGCGCATACTCGAACACCGGGCTCATCCGCGACAGCATGAACACACCAGCCGTCACCATGGTGGCCGCGTGGATCAGCGCCGACACCGGGGTCGGGCCTTCCATCGCGTCCGGCAGCCAGGTGTGCAGGCCGAGCTGGGCCGACTTGCCCATGGCGCCGATGAACAGGAGGATGCAGGCCGTGGTGAGCGCATGCACCTCGAACCCAAGGAAGGTGAAGCTCAGATCCGCCAGTTCCGGCACGCGGGCGAAGATCTCGTCGAACTGGATCGTCCCGAAGATCACGAAGATCGCCATGATGCCGAGGGCGAAGCCGAAATCGCCGACGCGGTTCACCAGGAAGGCCTTCATGGAGGCGTCGTTGGCGCTCTTCTTCTCGTACCAGAAATTGATCAGCAGGTAGGAGGCGAGACCGACGCCCTCCCAGCCGAAGAACATCTGCAGCAGATTGTCGGCCGTCACCAGCATGAGCATCATGAAGGTGAAGAGCGACAGGTAGGCCATGAAGCGCGACTTGGACGGGTCGTGGCTCATGTACCCGACCGAGTAGATGTGCACCATGGAGGAGACGCCGTTCACCACCACCAGCATGATGGCGGTCAGCGTGTCCATGCGCAACGCCCAGGACACGTCGAACGTGCCGCTGTCGATCCAGGTGAAGAGCGGAACGGTGCCGCCGGCCTCTCCGAAGCCGATCTCGGTGAACAGGATCACGGAGAACACAGCCGAGATGACCAGCAGCGTGCAGGTGACGATCTGGGAGCCTCGGTCGCCGATCAGCCGGCCGAAAAAGCCGGCGATGAAGGCGCCGAGCAGCGGCAGGAAGACCGCAGCGATTGCCATCGTTTCCATCGGACCCGCCTCAGCCCTTCATCATGTTGATGTCTTCGACCGCGATGGAGCCGCGGTTGCGGAAGTAGACCACCAGGATCGCCAGCCCGATCGCGGCCTCAGCGGCCGCGACGGTCAGGATGAACATCGCGAAAATCTGTCCGGTCAGGTCGCCCAGGAAGGCGGAGAAGGCCACCAGGTTGATGTTGACGGCCAGCAGGATCAGCTCGACCGACATCAGGATGATGATGACGTTCCTGCGGTTCAGGAAGATGCCGAACACGCCCAGCGTGAACAGCAGGGCCGAGACGACCAGATAATGGGAAAGCCCGATATCCATCTTACACCCCTCCCCGCGTCGGAACCTTGCGCACGGCCAGCGCCTCTTCACGGGTGCGCGCCACCTGCTGCGTGATCGTCTGGCGGCGGACGCCGGTGCGCGCCCGGAGCGTCAGCACGATGGCCCCGATCATCGCCACCAGCAGGATCAGGCCCGAGGCCTGGAAGGCATAGACATAGCGGGTGTAGAGCACCGCCCCGATCGCTTCGGTGTTGGTCATGACCACGCCATCGGTCACGGCGGCCTGCACGATCGCTTCCGGCGCCACGTACCAGGCGCCCGCCACGAAGATCAGTTCAGCCGCCAGGACGAGGCCGACCAGGATGCCGATCGGCAGGTTCTGGAGAAACCCTTGCCTCAGCTCCTGGAAGTTGATGTCCAGCATCATCACCACGAAGAGGAACAGCACCGCCACGGCGCCGACGTAAACGATGACGAGGATGAAGGCCACGAACTCGGCGCCGATCAGCACGAAGAGACCGGCCGCATTGAAGAAGGCCAGAATCAGGTACAGCACCGAATGGACGGGGTTCTTCGCGGAAATCACCATCACGGCGGATGCCAGCAGGATGGCGGCGAACGCGTAGAACGCGATTGCGGTCAAAGCCATGGTTTACGCCGCCTCCGGCGCGGATCGTGTTCTTGAGCTGGGCACGGAGGGAACTCCGTCTCGGGAAGGGCTGACGCCCGGGGGATTACCCCGGGCGCCGTGGTATTGTGCAGCGCCGCCTTTTTAGCGGTACGGGGCGTCCGCTGCAATGTTGGAGGCGATCTGCGCCTCCCAGCGGTCGCCGTTCGCCAGGAGCTTCTCCTTGTTATAGAAAAGCTCCTCGCGGGTTTCGGTGGCGAACTCGAAGTTCGGACCTTCGACGATGGCGTCCACCGGGCAGGCCTCCTGGCAGAGACCGCAGTAGATGCACTTCGTCATGTCGATGTCGTAGCGGGTGGTTCGCCGCGAGCCGTCCTCGCGCGGTTCCGCTTCGATGGTGATGGCCAGCGCCGGGCAGACCGCTTCGCACAGCTTGCAGGCGATGCAGCGCTCTTCCCCGTTGGGGTAGCGTCGCAGCACGTGCTCCCCGCGGAAGCGCGGGCTGATCGGTCCCTTCTCGAAGGGATAGTTCAGCGTGACCTTGGGCCTGAAGAAGTAGCGCAGCGTCAGGGACAGACCCTGGACCAGCTCCCACAGGAACAGGCCGCGCGCGGTGCGATCGAGCAGGGCCATGCTATTGCCTCCATTTCTCGCGCGGGACCCTGGGCCCCTGCGCGTTCCGGCCGGTGGCGCGCCCTCCGCGCCACCGGCCGGCATCCGAAAAAACAGTCGTTCTTACGTCGGCAGCCAGTCGAAGGCCACCAGCACGCCCGCCGTCAGAACCACCCAGAGCAGGGAGAACGGCAGGAACACCTTCCAGCCCAGACGCATGAGCTGGTCGTACCGGTAGCGCGGCAGCGTGGCGCGCACCCATACGAACACGAACAGGCAGAACACGATCTTCAGGATGAACCACAGCGGCCCAGGGATGAACGACAAGAAGTCGAACGGGGGCAGCCATCCGCCAAGGAACAGAACGGTCGTGATCGCGCTGATCACGATCATGTTGATGTACTCGCCCAGGAAGAACAGGGCGAAGGCCATCGACGAGTATTCCGTGTGGAAGCCGCCGACCAGTTCCGACTCGCCTTCCGGCAGGTCGAAGGGCGCGCGGTTCGTCTCGGCCAGGGCCGAGATGAAGAAGATGATGAACATCGGGAAGAGCGGGATGAAGAACCAGAGGTCCTCCTGCGCCATCACGATGGCCGAGAGATTGAGCGAACCGACGCAGAGCAGCACGGTGATGATGACGAGGCCGATGGAGACCTCGTAGCTCACCATCTGCGCGGCCGAGCGCAGCGCGCCCAGGAAGGCGTATTTGGAGTTGGACGCCCAGCCCGCCATGATGACGCCGTAGACGCCCATGGAGCTGATGGCGAACAGGTAGAGGATGCCGACATTGATGTCGGCCAGCACCAGCCCGGCCCCGAACGGGATCACCGCCCAGGCCACCAGAGCCAGCAGGAAGGTCAGCATCGGCGCGCCCAGGAAGACGATCCGGTTGGCGCCGGCCGGGACGATGGTTTCCTTCTGGAGCAGCTTGATGCCGTCCGCGAAGGGCTGCAGCAGACCGAAGGGGCCGACGAGCTGCGGACCCTGGCGGAGCTGCATGGCGCCCATGACCTTGCGCTCGAACCAGGTCAGCATCGCCATGCCGACAATCACCGGAACGACGATCGCGACGATCGACACGATGATTCGGATGACCAGGGGGATGTCGTTCCAGAGCTCAACCATCGTCGCTTACTCCGCCGCGATGGCCGGCGCGGCCGGCTTCACGAACGCCTCGGTGCACTTCGCCATCGTCGGGGAGACGCGGCTGATCGGGTCGGTCATGTAATAGTTTTCGATCGCCGGCGCAAACGCTGCGGGCTCAACGTTCACCGTCGCGGAAAGCGGGGTCCAGCCGGCCTGCACCACGCTGTCCACGGCCGCAAAGACCGGGCTGATCTTCGCCAGCCGCTGGCGGAGCTGGGACAGCGTGTCGTAGGGCAGCACATGCCCCAGTTCGGCCGACAGGGCGCGGACGATCTTCCAATCCTCGCGCGCCTCGCCCAACGGGAACGTCGCGAGTCGCGCGTGCTGAGCGCGGCCCTCGGTGTTCACGTAGGTGGCATTCTTCTCGGTATAGGCCGCGCCCGGCAGGATCACGTCGGCGCGGTGCGCGCCGCGGTCGCCATGGTGGCCCTGGTAGATCACGAACGCGTTGCCCAGCTTCTCGGCCGGGATCTCGTCGGCGGCAAGCAGGTAGACCACCTCGATCTCACCGGACCGGCAGCCGGCCAGGATGCCTTCCAGGTCGAGCCCGCCCTGCCCCGGCACGAAGCCGACTTCCAGCGCGCCGACGCGACCGGCGGCGGTGTGCAGCAGATTGAAGCCGTTCCAGTCCTCGCGGACCACGTTGCAGCTCTCGGCCAGCTTCGCCACGGCGGCCTGGACCGCCATGCCGTCCGGCCGCTTCAGCGCGCCCATGCCGAGGATGATGACCGGGTTCTTCGCCGCCTTCAGCTCATCGCAGAAGGCGTGCGTTCCGGCCGCCAGTTCCGCCAGCACCGAACCGGTTGCGCCGAGCTGGGTGACCGGGTAGGTGAGGTCGAAGGCCGGGCCGACATTGGCCACGGTCTTGATCTTGCCGGCCAGATAGGCCTTGCGGATGCGGGCATTGACAAGCGGCGCTTCCCAGCGGGGATTGCTGCCGATCAGCAGCACCAGATCGGCCTGGTCCAGCCCGGCGATGGTGGTGTTGAAGATGTAGCCGCTGCGGTTGGTCACGTCGAACCTGGCGCCGTCCTGCCGGCATTCCAGGTTCGCGCTGCCCAGAGCGGTCATCAGCTCCTTCAACGCCAGGGTCGACTCGACGTCGACCGTGTCGCCTGCCAGCGCCGCGATCCGGTTGCCGGAAACTCCGGCCAGCCGCGCCTTGATGGTCGCGAAGGCATCGCCCCAGCTCACCGGCTTCAGCTTACCGTCCTCGCCCCGTACATAGGGGCGGTCCAGCCGCTGGCGCTTGAGGCCGTCGTGGGAATAGCGGGTCTTGTCGGCGATCCATTCCTCGTTCACCGCCTCGTTCAGGCGGGGAAGGACGCGCATCACCTCGGGGCCGCGGGTGTCGACGCGGATGTTGGAGCCGACCGCGTCCATGACGTCGATGGTTTCGGTCTTCCGCAGCTCCCAAGGGCGGGCGGTGAAGGCGTAGGGCTTGCTGGTCAGCGCGCCAACCGGGCAGACATCGACCAGATTGCCCGACATCTCCGAATCGATGCCCTGCTCAAGGTAGCTGGTGATCTCCATGTGCTCGCCGCGATAAACGGCCCCCAGCGCATTCACGCCGGCGATCTCATCCATGAAGCGGATGCAGCGGGTGCAATGGATGCAGCGGGTCATGATCGTTTTGATCAGGGGACCCATGTTCTTGTCCCGCACGGCCCGCTTGTTCTCGGAGAAGCGGCCGCGGTCGAAGCCATAGGCGACGGCCTGGTCCTGCAGATCGCACTCGCCGCCCTGGTCGCAGATCGGGCAGTCCAGCGGGTGGTTGATCAGCAGGAACTCCATCACGCCCTTGCGGGCCTTGTGGACCAGCTCCGTGTCGGTCTTCACCACCATGCCCTCGCCGCACGGCATGGCGCAGCTCGCCACCGGCTTCGGGCTGCGCTCCACCTCGACGAGGCACATGCGGCAGTTGGCGGGAACGGACAGGCGCTCATGGTAGCAGAAGCGCGGAACCTCGATGCCGAGCTGCTCGCAGGCCTGCAGCACGGAAGTGCCGGGCGCAACTTCGATCTCGGTACCGTTGATGGTCAACTTTGGCATTTCGGTCCTCCCGCCCTTACTCGGCGGCCATCGGCACGCCGCCGCGGTCGGCGCGGCTGCGGTAATCCATGATTCGGCGCTCCATCTCCGGCCGGAAATGGCGGATCAGACCCTGGATCGGCCAAGCGGCCGCGTCGCCCAGGGCGCAGATCGTGTGGCCTTCGATCTCCTTGGTGACGTCCAGCAGCATGTCGATCTCCTCGACGCGCGCCTGGCCCTTCACCATCCGCTGCATGACCCTGTACATCCAGCCGGTGCCCTCACGGCACGGGGTGCACTGGCCGCAGCTCTCATGCATGTAGAACTTCGACAGCCGGGCGATGGCCTTC comes from the Indioceanicola profundi genome and includes:
- the nuoN gene encoding NADH-quinone oxidoreductase subunit NuoN, which codes for MLPVPNLTPALPEIFLACAAMAALLAGVFRGEGGTRVVSWLSIGALLVTGVLLVTGPTGREVTFSGLFVNDSFAVFSKVLILTATALSVILSMRYLEQEQISRFEYPVLMLLATVGMMAMVSANDLISLYVGLELQSLSLYVIAAFRRDFAKSSEAGLKYFVLGALSSGLLLYGSSLVYGFAGSTNFDTLATVFRAGETPSLGVIIGIVFVAAGLAFKISAVPFHMWTPDVYEGAPTSVTAFFAVAPKVAAITLFIRVLVDPFGDLLPQWQQVIWFCSVASMILGALAAIQQTNIKRLMAYSSIGNIGYALVGLAAGTEDGVRGVLIYMAIYLAMNVGAFGIILSMRQNGRMVESMDDLKGLSRNHPAMALAMAVFMFSMAGVPPLAGFFGKFYVFMAAVNAGLFALAIIGVVTSVASCYYYIRIVKLMYFDDVVEPLEKPGSAVAVVIGATALFIFPLFYVFANPILNSAAAAAASLFRM
- the nuoH gene encoding NADH-quinone oxidoreductase subunit NuoH, with amino-acid sequence MVELWNDIPLVIRIIVSIVAIVVPVIVGMAMLTWFERKVMGAMQLRQGPQLVGPFGLLQPFADGIKLLQKETIVPAGANRIVFLGAPMLTFLLALVAWAVIPFGAGLVLADINVGILYLFAISSMGVYGVIMAGWASNSKYAFLGALRSAAQMVSYEVSIGLVIITVLLCVGSLNLSAIVMAQEDLWFFIPLFPMFIIFFISALAETNRAPFDLPEGESELVGGFHTEYSSMAFALFFLGEYINMIVISAITTVLFLGGWLPPFDFLSFIPGPLWFILKIVFCLFVFVWVRATLPRYRYDQLMRLGWKVFLPFSLLWVVLTAGVLVAFDWLPT
- a CDS encoding NADH-quinone oxidoreductase subunit J; this encodes MALTAIAFYAFAAILLASAVMVISAKNPVHSVLYLILAFFNAAGLFVLIGAEFVAFILVIVYVGAVAVLFLFVVMMLDINFQELRQGFLQNLPIGILVGLVLAAELIFVAGAWYVAPEAIVQAAVTDGVVMTNTEAIGAVLYTRYVYAFQASGLILLVAMIGAIVLTLRARTGVRRQTITQQVARTREEALAVRKVPTRGGV
- the nuoL gene encoding NADH-quinone oxidoreductase subunit L is translated as MAIAAVFLPLLGAFIAGFFGRLIGDRGSQIVTCTLLVISAVFSVILFTEIGFGEAGGTVPLFTWIDSGTFDVSWALRMDTLTAIMLVVVNGVSSMVHIYSVGYMSHDPSKSRFMAYLSLFTFMMLMLVTADNLLQMFFGWEGVGLASYLLINFWYEKKSANDASMKAFLVNRVGDFGFALGIMAIFVIFGTIQFDEIFARVPELADLSFTFLGFEVHALTTACILLFIGAMGKSAQLGLHTWLPDAMEGPTPVSALIHAATMVTAGVFMLSRMSPVFEYAPDALAFVTVMGALTAIAAATIGMTQFDIKRVIAYSTMSQLGYMFFAIGVGAYPAAVFHLMTHAFFKALLFLGAGSVIHAMSDEQDMRNMGGIWRLIPVTYGLMWIGNLALAGIIPFAGYYSKDMILEVAYADHSWYGTFAFWIGLLAALLTAFYSWRLLLLTFHGQPRANERVMAHVHESPLVMLVPLFVLAIGALFSGYVAYDWFVGHDMAEFWGGSIFMLAGEHGTIIEEAHHVPGWVPVAPLLAGILGIALAYVFYMFKPDLPGRVTAAIGGFYRLVFRKYYFDELYNALFVRPAGKLGYGLWKGGDEAVIDAFGPDGAARLTRGLSVVTSRLQTGYVYHYAFVMVIGVVLLVGWFYFAR
- the nuoK gene encoding NADH-quinone oxidoreductase subunit NuoK, encoding MDIGLSHYLVVSALLFTLGVFGIFLNRRNVIIILMSVELILLAVNINLVAFSAFLGDLTGQIFAMFILTVAAAEAAIGLAILVVYFRNRGSIAVEDINMMKG
- a CDS encoding biotin--[acetyl-CoA-carboxylase] ligase, coding for MGGTGVAEAEPVGRRVPDLPAFYRLVALESCGSTNDEARALAQNGAPEGTLVWARRQDAGRGRRGRAWSSPDGNLYMTLVLRPPVPPAQAAQVSFVTAVALGEAIAALIPGAPRLKWPNDVLIDGAKTAGILLESEPGRTGAVDWLVLGMGVNVRHYPPDTEYRATSISASGSPQVTVEAVLERFAQSFEAWYLRWSTQGFAPVRAAWLNAAHGLGGPVTVRLAGESFSARFVDLDSDGALVADTGNGIRRVTAGDVFFG
- the nuoI gene encoding NADH-quinone oxidoreductase subunit NuoI — protein: MALLDRTARGLFLWELVQGLSLTLRYFFRPKVTLNYPFEKGPISPRFRGEHVLRRYPNGEERCIACKLCEAVCPALAITIEAEPREDGSRRTTRYDIDMTKCIYCGLCQEACPVDAIVEGPNFEFATETREELFYNKEKLLANGDRWEAQIASNIAADAPYR
- a CDS encoding NADH-quinone oxidoreductase subunit M, translating into MADWPILTLTTFLPIVGALFILVIRGEPDMVARNARAVALWTSLITFVISLFILFNFDPANPGFQLVEEYAWIPSYNISYLKGVDGVSVWFVLASTFLTPICVLSAWESVQKRVKEFMIALLVLETMMVGMFTALDFVLFYLFFEGVLLPMFLLIGVWGGPNRVYAAYKFFLYTFIGSVLMLLAILTMYLATGSMDMRVMIEHEFARDMQVWLWVAFFIAFAVKTPIWPLHTWLPFAHVEAPTAGSVMLAGVMLKMGGYGLIRANVQMLPEATFIFADFVFVLSVVAIIYTSLVALAQSDMKKMIAYSSVAHMGYVSMGIFTMNQQGLDGALFQMLSHTFVSAALFLCIGVAYDRLHTREIARYGGMAINMPRYAVVFAVFMFASVGLPGTSGFVGEFLTMMGAFQVNTWVAFFAATGLVLGAAYMLLLYRKLFFGKLDKPDVKAMTDLNWREVTMFAPLVAIVLIMGIYPASFKNVYDATVAGIIADHQESLRAAGLIQADPQVAVAPADAGNANEN
- the nuoG gene encoding NADH-quinone oxidoreductase subunit NuoG — encoded protein: MPKLTINGTEIEVAPGTSVLQACEQLGIEVPRFCYHERLSVPANCRMCLVEVERSPKPVASCAMPCGEGMVVKTDTELVHKARKGVMEFLLINHPLDCPICDQGGECDLQDQAVAYGFDRGRFSENKRAVRDKNMGPLIKTIMTRCIHCTRCIRFMDEIAGVNALGAVYRGEHMEITSYLEQGIDSEMSGNLVDVCPVGALTSKPYAFTARPWELRKTETIDVMDAVGSNIRVDTRGPEVMRVLPRLNEAVNEEWIADKTRYSHDGLKRQRLDRPYVRGEDGKLKPVSWGDAFATIKARLAGVSGNRIAALAGDTVDVESTLALKELMTALGSANLECRQDGARFDVTNRSGYIFNTTIAGLDQADLVLLIGSNPRWEAPLVNARIRKAYLAGKIKTVANVGPAFDLTYPVTQLGATGSVLAELAAGTHAFCDELKAAKNPVIILGMGALKRPDGMAVQAAVAKLAESCNVVREDWNGFNLLHTAAGRVGALEVGFVPGQGGLDLEGILAGCRSGEIEVVYLLAADEIPAEKLGNAFVIYQGHHGDRGAHRADVILPGAAYTEKNATYVNTEGRAQHARLATFPLGEAREDWKIVRALSAELGHVLPYDTLSQLRQRLAKISPVFAAVDSVVQAGWTPLSATVNVEPAAFAPAIENYYMTDPISRVSPTMAKCTEAFVKPAAPAIAAE